A portion of the Clostridium cylindrosporum DSM 605 genome contains these proteins:
- a CDS encoding helix-turn-helix domain-containing protein — MEILSLGSKVKIKRKEKNMKLKDLAGDRITPGQISLIETGKSNPSDDLLKYLADKLDTTVEYFLESETKQAEDVCRFYSDIVESSLQCENYLRAEENIEKGLHYAIEYKVESYQGIFNYQKSNLSLLREDYNNAQKYALSALVIFLKVSHDPDIIKTFILLGELAIKVKEYNLAYNYYKEAETSYNKSDSSDKLLRIKIYYKIARCLSKLSEHSKAIDYALMVEKEVKELEDYKIYADTLMILAIAFWERGEKEKALEYAEKAKSICSQNRDLIFIANVEEDVGEFLINSLNVEDGLEHLKRALEIKNSIKGEKTEETIIKMTSGLIECRKYTEALDLIDHLEEKYDLNSQTKIKVFEYKYRIYKEINETSKSEEQILNLIKFLELVDEKEKLVHYYMLIASFYNEIEEDKLALKFFQKAFEVKKNQYSI, encoded by the coding sequence GTGGAAATATTATCATTAGGAAGTAAGGTTAAAATTAAGCGGAAAGAAAAAAACATGAAACTAAAAGATTTAGCGGGAGATAGAATTACACCTGGTCAAATAAGTTTAATTGAAACAGGCAAATCTAATCCAAGTGATGATCTTTTAAAGTACTTAGCAGACAAACTAGATACAACGGTTGAATACTTTCTAGAAAGTGAAACAAAGCAAGCAGAAGATGTTTGTAGGTTTTATTCTGATATAGTTGAAAGTTCTCTACAATGTGAAAATTATTTAAGAGCAGAGGAAAACATTGAAAAAGGTTTACACTATGCTATTGAATATAAGGTTGAATCATATCAAGGAATATTTAATTATCAAAAGTCCAACTTAAGCTTACTAAGAGAAGATTATAACAATGCACAAAAGTATGCACTATCAGCACTGGTAATATTCTTGAAAGTTTCCCATGACCCTGATATTATAAAAACCTTTATACTACTTGGAGAATTAGCAATAAAAGTTAAAGAATATAATCTAGCGTATAATTATTATAAGGAAGCAGAAACTAGTTATAATAAATCTGATAGTTCAGATAAACTTCTTAGAATAAAAATTTATTATAAGATAGCAAGATGTTTAAGTAAGTTGTCTGAGCATAGTAAAGCAATAGATTATGCTTTAATGGTTGAAAAGGAAGTTAAAGAACTTGAAGACTACAAAATTTATGCAGATACCTTAATGATTCTTGCAATAGCATTCTGGGAAAGAGGAGAAAAGGAAAAGGCATTAGAGTATGCTGAAAAAGCAAAGTCTATATGCTCTCAAAATAGAGACCTTATATTCATTGCAAATGTTGAGGAAGATGTAGGGGAATTTTTGATTAATTCACTTAATGTAGAGGATGGTCTTGAACACCTTAAAAGGGCATTAGAAATTAAAAATAGTATTAAGGGAGAAAAGACAGAGGAAACAATCATTAAGATGACAAGTGGATTGATAGAGTGCAGAAAGTACACTGAGGCATTAGACTTAATAGATCATCTAGAAGAGAAGTATGATTTAAATTCTCAAACAAAAATTAAAGTATTTGAATATAAATATAGAATATACAAAGAAATAAACGAAACATCTAAAAGTGAAGAGCAAATACTTAATCTAATTAAGTTCCTTGAATTAGTTGATGAAAAGGAGAAGTTAGTTCATTATTATATGTTAATAGCAAGCTTTTACAATGAAATTGAAGAGGATAAGCTAGCACTTAAGTTTTTTCAAAAGGCTTTTGAAGTTAAAAAAAATCAATATAGTATATAA
- a CDS encoding flavodoxin family protein, giving the protein MKALIFTGNTRKHGKTEKLLKSFVDGLKDSGCSVEIIDAVKTRVSPCTGCLSCEKTGQCVIKDEMQEIYNKVEESDILVLASPVYFASVTAQLKTMIDRFQALFSRRYILKTNTETKRKGYLVFTAGLTNPKEIVAMEVLAKFFMLSCNSTLEEMIYAMNTDHEEIAEEKFKEAYEIGKKAGTK; this is encoded by the coding sequence ATGAAGGCATTAATTTTTACAGGAAATACAAGAAAGCACGGAAAAACAGAAAAGTTATTAAAAAGTTTTGTTGATGGATTAAAGGATTCAGGATGCAGTGTTGAAATTATTGATGCAGTTAAAACAAGAGTAAGCCCATGTACTGGGTGTCTTTCATGTGAGAAAACGGGACAGTGTGTAATTAAGGATGAAATGCAGGAGATATACAATAAAGTAGAAGAAAGTGATATATTAGTTCTTGCATCACCTGTTTATTTTGCATCTGTTACTGCACAGTTAAAGACAATGATAGATAGATTTCAAGCTCTTTTTAGTAGAAGATATATACTAAAAACTAATACTGAAACTAAAAGAAAAGGGTATTTAGTATTTACAGCAGGTCTTACAAATCCAAAGGAAATAGTAGCCATGGAAGTTCTGGCAAAGTTTTTTATGCTTTCATGTAATTCTACATTAGAAGAAATGATATATGCTATGAATACTGACCATGAAGAAATAGCAGAGGAAAAGTTTAAAGAAGCCTATGAGATAGGTAAAAAAGCAGGTACTAAATAA
- a CDS encoding valine--tRNA ligase, whose protein sequence is MEDNLKIAKNYNPKEFEDRLYETWINKKYFTPEVDESKKPYTIMMPPPNITGHLHMGHALDNTLQDILIRWKRMSGYEALWLPGTDHASIATEVKVENELISQGYDKKEMGREAFLEKVWEWSDKYRARIKGQLTKLGVSADWTRESFTMDENLNKAVREVFVRLYNKGLIYQGNRIINWCPKCMTAISDAEIEYSEKAGHFWHIKYPVKDSNEEFIIATTRPETMLGDVAVAVNPEDDRYKHLIGKTLILPLVNKEIPIIADDYVDKEFGTGCVKITPAHDPNDFAVGERHNLPKIVVMNEDGTMNSLAGKYEGMDRYDARREIVKDLEEMGFLVKIEDHTHNVGTHDRCSTVVEPLLSKQWFVKMQPLADPAIDAVRSGKVNFVPDRFSKIYFNWMENIQDWCISRQLWWGHRIPVWYCKDCNELTVQNETPDKCSKCGSQNIEQDNDVLDTWFSSALWPFSTLGWPDKTEDLKYFYPTNTLVTGYDIIFFWVARMVFSGIEQLGEIPFEHVLVHGLVRDSEGRKMSKSLGNGIDPLEIIDEYGADALRFTLATGNSPGNDMRFYMERVEASRNFANKIWNASRFVLMNIDESIVEEYKDNAKDFRNSADKWILSKFNTVVREVEENLEKFEIGIAAGKVNDFIWSELCDWYIELVKPRLYGEERSTKAAVYDTIMHVLKGSLKLLHPFMPFITEEIYTNITNEETITTSQWPVYSDDLTFTDDVKAMEYVISAIKVLRNVRAEMNVPNSRKASIMVIPSSDEAKNAFEEGKAYFEKLASASEVVFIAKSEVPNDAVSAIIEGGELYMPLDDLVDKEKEIERLTKEKEKLEKEVERVNKKLSNQGFVSKAPEAVIAEEKDKQKKYQEMLDKVLERLNSYRG, encoded by the coding sequence ATGGAAGATAATTTAAAGATAGCTAAAAATTATAATCCAAAGGAATTTGAAGACAGATTATATGAAACTTGGATTAATAAAAAGTATTTTACTCCAGAGGTTGATGAAAGTAAGAAGCCTTATACTATAATGATGCCACCTCCAAATATAACAGGACATCTACACATGGGGCATGCATTAGACAATACTCTTCAAGATATTCTAATTAGATGGAAGAGAATGAGCGGATATGAGGCGCTATGGCTTCCAGGAACAGACCATGCAAGTATAGCAACTGAAGTTAAAGTTGAAAATGAACTTATATCTCAAGGGTATGATAAGAAAGAAATGGGTAGAGAAGCATTCCTTGAAAAGGTTTGGGAATGGTCAGATAAATATAGAGCTAGAATTAAGGGTCAGTTAACGAAGCTTGGAGTATCAGCTGACTGGACTCGTGAAAGCTTTACAATGGATGAAAACCTTAATAAGGCAGTTAGAGAAGTATTCGTAAGACTATATAATAAGGGTCTTATATATCAAGGAAATAGAATAATTAACTGGTGTCCAAAATGTATGACTGCTATTTCAGATGCTGAAATAGAGTATAGTGAAAAAGCAGGACATTTCTGGCATATAAAATATCCTGTAAAGGATAGTAATGAGGAATTCATTATAGCAACTACAAGACCAGAAACAATGCTAGGAGACGTTGCAGTTGCAGTAAATCCAGAAGATGATAGATATAAACACCTTATAGGAAAGACTTTAATTCTTCCACTTGTTAATAAGGAAATTCCAATTATAGCAGATGATTATGTTGATAAGGAATTTGGTACAGGATGTGTTAAAATAACTCCTGCACATGATCCTAATGACTTTGCAGTAGGGGAGAGACATAACCTTCCTAAGATTGTTGTTATGAATGAAGATGGAACTATGAATTCCCTTGCTGGTAAATATGAGGGAATGGATAGATACGATGCAAGACGTGAAATTGTTAAAGACCTTGAGGAAATGGGATTCTTAGTTAAGATAGAAGACCATACTCATAATGTTGGAACACATGATAGATGCTCTACTGTAGTTGAGCCACTTTTATCAAAGCAATGGTTCGTAAAAATGCAGCCATTAGCAGATCCTGCAATTGATGCTGTAAGAAGTGGAAAGGTTAACTTTGTTCCAGATAGATTCTCAAAGATATACTTTAACTGGATGGAAAATATTCAAGACTGGTGTATATCAAGACAGCTTTGGTGGGGACATAGAATTCCAGTTTGGTACTGTAAAGATTGCAATGAGCTAACTGTACAAAATGAAACTCCAGATAAGTGCTCAAAATGTGGAAGCCAAAACATTGAACAGGATAATGACGTTTTAGATACATGGTTCTCATCAGCGCTATGGCCTTTCTCAACGTTAGGTTGGCCAGATAAAACAGAAGACTTAAAATACTTCTATCCAACAAACACACTAGTTACTGGATATGATATCATATTCTTCTGGGTAGCTAGAATGGTATTCTCAGGAATAGAACAACTAGGAGAAATCCCATTTGAACATGTGTTAGTTCATGGACTTGTTCGTGACTCTGAGGGTAGAAAAATGAGTAAGTCTCTAGGTAACGGTATTGACCCACTTGAAATAATAGATGAGTATGGTGCAGATGCCTTAAGATTTACGCTTGCTACAGGTAACTCACCTGGAAATGATATGAGATTCTACATGGAAAGAGTAGAAGCTTCAAGAAATTTTGCAAATAAGATATGGAATGCTTCAAGATTCGTTCTTATGAATATTGATGAATCTATTGTAGAAGAATATAAAGACAATGCAAAGGACTTTAGAAATTCAGCTGATAAGTGGATATTAAGTAAGTTTAATACTGTCGTTCGTGAAGTAGAAGAAAACCTTGAAAAGTTTGAAATAGGAATAGCTGCAGGAAAGGTAAATGACTTTATATGGTCAGAGCTTTGTGACTGGTATATAGAACTTGTTAAGCCAAGACTATATGGAGAAGAAAGAAGCACAAAGGCCGCTGTATATGATACTATAATGCATGTATTAAAGGGTAGCTTAAAGCTTCTACATCCATTTATGCCATTTATAACTGAAGAAATATATACGAACATAACAAATGAAGAAACAATAACAACATCTCAGTGGCCAGTTTACTCAGATGATTTAACATTTACAGATGATGTTAAGGCTATGGAATATGTAATTAGTGCAATTAAGGTACTTAGAAATGTTAGAGCAGAAATGAATGTTCCAAACTCAAGAAAAGCAAGTATAATGGTAATTCCATCAAGTGATGAAGCAAAAAATGCATTTGAAGAAGGAAAAGCTTACTTCGAAAAACTAGCTTCTGCATCAGAGGTTGTATTTATAGCTAAATCAGAAGTTCCAAATGATGCAGTATCAGCTATTATAGAAGGTGGAGAACTTTATATGCCACTTGATGATTTAGTAGATAAGGAAAAAGAAATAGAAAGACTTACTAAGGAAAAAGAAAAACTTGAAAAGGAAGTTGAAAGAGTTAATAAGAAGCTTTCAAATCAAGGTTTCGTAAGTAAGGCACCAGAAGCAGTTATTGCTGAGGAAAAAGATAAACAAAAGAAATATCAAGAAATGCTAGATAAAGTTTTAGAAAGACTTAACAGCTACAGGGGGTAA
- a CDS encoding GntR family transcriptional regulator, which translates to MKEFSSNDDKYSLRGRVYNRVRESILDGTYKSGENLIEMRLAQELNVSRTPVREAIRQLELEGLVESIPNKGVIVKGITQKDMKDIYKIRLLLEGLAAKWSVNEISDESIKELQETFELMEFYTNKGDIENIERLNTKFHQIIYESTKSNVLLHILKDFQVYVKLARHESLAIPGRMKESLKEHSEILDAIKNRDYVQAERYLTNHVENSSKNVLK; encoded by the coding sequence ATGAAGGAGTTTAGCTCAAATGATGATAAATACTCATTAAGAGGAAGAGTATATAATAGAGTAAGAGAAAGTATTCTAGATGGAACATATAAGTCAGGAGAAAATCTTATTGAAATGAGACTTGCACAGGAGTTGAATGTTAGCAGAACCCCTGTACGTGAAGCTATTAGGCAGTTAGAACTTGAAGGGCTTGTAGAAAGTATACCTAACAAAGGTGTTATTGTTAAGGGTATAACTCAAAAGGATATGAAGGATATATATAAAATTAGACTTCTTCTAGAAGGACTTGCTGCTAAATGGTCAGTTAATGAAATATCAGATGAAAGTATAAAAGAGCTTCAGGAAACATTTGAATTAATGGAATTTTACACTAACAAAGGCGATATAGAGAATATAGAAAGACTTAATACGAAATTTCACCAAATAATATATGAATCAACAAAAAGTAATGTGTTACTCCACATATTAAAGGATTTTCAAGTGTATGTAAAGCTTGCTAGACATGAGTCACTTGCCATACCAGGAAGAATGAAAGAGTCTTTAAAGGAACATAGTGAAATTTTAGATGCAATTAAGAATAGAGATTATGTACAAGCTGAAAGATATTTAACAAATCACGTTGAAAATTCAAGTAAAAACGTACTGAAATAG
- a CDS encoding ABC transporter permease has protein sequence MSTYSDEHIEYVRKVKFKKRLILFTQITILVLFFVLWEVLATYKIIDPFLVSQPTKVIKTMANFYNDGTLFHHIWITLYETIVGFVFGTIVGIAVAIVLWWSDFTCKVLDPYLVVLNALPKIALGPIIIFWIGNGTTAIIIIALTISLVVTIISVLSGFQEVDKDKITLLKTFGASKYQTLKYVILPASFPTMISALKINVGLSWVGVIVGEFIAGKEGLGFLITFGGQVSQLDMVMMSILILSILAYLMYEAVAFIEKLVQRKHSK, from the coding sequence ATGTCAACATATTCTGATGAGCATATAGAATATGTAAGAAAGGTTAAATTTAAAAAAAGGTTAATACTTTTTACCCAGATTACAATTTTAGTTTTATTTTTCGTACTATGGGAAGTTCTTGCAACTTACAAAATCATTGACCCATTTCTTGTAAGTCAACCTACTAAGGTAATTAAAACTATGGCTAACTTTTACAATGATGGAACCCTATTTCATCATATATGGATAACTTTATATGAAACTATAGTGGGATTCGTTTTTGGTACCATTGTAGGTATCGCCGTCGCTATTGTACTTTGGTGGTCTGATTTTACCTGTAAAGTTTTAGACCCATATCTAGTTGTATTAAATGCTCTTCCAAAGATTGCTCTTGGACCTATTATTATATTTTGGATAGGCAATGGTACTACAGCAATAATAATTATTGCTCTTACAATCTCCTTAGTTGTAACAATTATATCTGTTTTATCAGGATTTCAAGAAGTTGACAAAGATAAAATTACTCTTCTTAAAACATTTGGTGCATCAAAATATCAAACACTAAAATACGTAATACTTCCTGCAAGTTTTCCTACCATGATATCTGCACTTAAAATTAACGTTGGACTTTCATGGGTTGGTGTTATTGTTGGAGAGTTTATAGCTGGAAAAGAAGGACTTGGATTTCTAATAACCTTTGGAGGACAAGTATCCCAACTTGATATGGTTATGATGAGTATACTAATACTTTCTATTCTTGCATATCTTATGTATGAAGCTGTTGCTTTTATTGAGAAATTAGTTCAAAGGAAGCACTCTAAATAA
- a CDS encoding YtxH domain-containing protein codes for MKLTRGIMAGVMLGAAAAGIMATPMMRTRTRRRIVRTSRRMMNSAGRAVGDIVDIMR; via the coding sequence ATGAAGTTAACAAGAGGAATTATGGCTGGAGTTATGTTAGGTGCAGCTGCTGCAGGAATTATGGCTACACCGATGATGAGAACTAGAACAAGAAGAAGAATTGTTAGAACAAGTAGAAGAATGATGAATTCAGCGGGTAGAGCAGTAGGAGATATTGTAGACATTATGAGATAG
- a CDS encoding ABC transporter substrate-binding protein, translating into MKRFFKTISFMVVIVFSFSFLVSCTKKKEPQTDLKTVRLSEVVRSIFYAPMYAAINQGFFKEEGIKIELSTAQGADKTAQQVLSKNADIGFSGPEQIIYLYNQGREDHGVVFAQLTQKDGSFLVARNDKNFNWNNVKGKTIIGGRPGGVPQMALEHVLKKNGINPAKDVKIITNLAFNATAGAFKSGTGDYIAAFEPTGSLLEKEKVGTTVASIGKDAGDIAYTSFFTTNEYIKSNKDTIQGFTNAIYKGQLWVEKTPSKDVAKSIIDFFPGSDIEVLSKIIDRYKEINAFSKTPNVSSDGLNNLMNIIEGYNKDLIKKRPPIEKISTNEFANKTVKSIK; encoded by the coding sequence ATGAAAAGATTTTTTAAAACTATTTCTTTTATGGTAGTAATAGTTTTTTCATTTTCTTTCCTTGTGTCATGTACTAAGAAGAAAGAGCCCCAAACAGATTTAAAGACAGTAAGACTTAGTGAGGTTGTTCGTTCAATATTCTATGCACCTATGTATGCTGCTATTAATCAAGGCTTCTTTAAGGAAGAAGGGATAAAAATTGAACTCTCAACAGCTCAGGGAGCAGATAAAACTGCACAGCAGGTTTTATCTAAAAATGCTGATATAGGATTTTCAGGACCAGAACAAATAATATACCTTTATAATCAAGGAAGAGAGGATCATGGAGTTGTATTTGCACAACTAACACAGAAAGATGGTTCATTTTTAGTTGCAAGAAATGATAAAAACTTTAACTGGAATAATGTTAAAGGTAAAACAATTATAGGTGGAAGACCTGGTGGTGTTCCTCAAATGGCTCTTGAACATGTTCTTAAGAAAAATGGAATCAATCCAGCTAAGGATGTTAAAATAATCACTAATCTTGCATTTAATGCAACAGCTGGTGCTTTTAAATCAGGTACAGGTGACTATATTGCAGCTTTTGAACCTACAGGAAGTTTACTTGAAAAAGAAAAGGTAGGCACTACAGTAGCTTCAATTGGTAAAGATGCTGGAGATATTGCCTATACTAGTTTTTTTACAACTAATGAATATATAAAGTCTAATAAAGATACAATACAAGGATTTACAAACGCTATTTATAAAGGACAACTTTGGGTGGAAAAAACGCCTTCTAAGGATGTTGCAAAATCAATAATAGACTTCTTCCCAGGGTCTGACATAGAAGTTCTATCTAAAATTATTGATAGATATAAGGAAATAAATGCATTCTCTAAAACACCTAATGTGAGTAGTGATGGATTAAATAATCTTATGAATATTATTGAAGGTTATAATAAAGATTTAATTAAAAAGCGTCCACCAATAGAAAAAATATCAACAAATGAGTTTGCTAATAAGACAGTAAAATCTATAAAATAA
- a CDS encoding MOSC domain-containing protein, protein MAKVVAVNISERKGVVKKPVDQIKLIEEHGIESDAHAGKWHRQVSFLAVESIDKMKKQGIDHLDYGVFAENITTEGIELYTLPVGTKLKVGETLLEITQIGKECHHGCEIRQLVGDCVMPREGIFGIVLKGGIVKADDEITIVE, encoded by the coding sequence TTGGCTAAAGTAGTTGCAGTTAATATTAGTGAAAGAAAAGGTGTTGTAAAAAAACCAGTAGATCAAATTAAGTTAATAGAGGAACATGGTATCGAATCAGATGCACATGCAGGAAAATGGCATAGACAAGTTAGTTTTCTAGCTGTTGAAAGTATTGATAAAATGAAAAAGCAAGGTATTGACCATCTTGATTATGGTGTATTTGCTGAAAATATAACAACTGAAGGAATAGAACTTTATACACTACCTGTTGGAACAAAGCTTAAGGTAGGGGAAACTTTATTAGAAATAACACAAATAGGAAAAGAATGCCATCATGGTTGTGAAATTAGACAGCTTGTAGGTGATTGTGTAATGCCTAGAGAAGGTATTTTTGGAATAGTTCTAAAAGGTGGAATCGTTAAGGCAGATGACGAAATAACTATAGTGGAATAA
- the moaC gene encoding cyclic pyranopterin monophosphate synthase MoaC: MEFTHFNKEGRAKMVDVGEKDDTSRVAVASCYIEMKKETLNAIIEGQIKKGDVLAVAQVGGIMASKKTSDLIPMCHNIFLTGCNIEFEIDKDSSRIHITAEVKTTGKTGVEMEALTAASTTALTIYDMCKAIDREMIIGDIKLLEKKGGKSGHFIRRD, translated from the coding sequence ATGGAATTTACTCACTTTAATAAAGAGGGTCGAGCTAAAATGGTTGATGTTGGTGAAAAAGATGACACAAGCAGAGTAGCTGTGGCTTCTTGCTACATTGAAATGAAAAAAGAAACATTAAATGCTATAATAGAAGGACAGATAAAAAAGGGAGATGTACTAGCAGTTGCTCAAGTTGGGGGAATAATGGCTAGTAAAAAAACATCAGATCTTATACCAATGTGTCATAATATCTTTCTTACAGGATGTAATATAGAATTTGAAATAGATAAGGATAGCAGTAGAATTCATATTACAGCTGAAGTTAAAACAACAGGAAAAACAGGTGTTGAAATGGAGGCATTAACAGCTGCTTCAACAACTGCATTAACAATATATGATATGTGTAAAGCTATAGATAGAGAAATGATAATAGGTGACATTAAGCTTCTTGAGAAAAAGGGAGGCAAATCAGGACATTTTATTAGGAGGGATTAG
- a CDS encoding ABC transporter ATP-binding protein, giving the protein MDKLQIKDLCITYHTLDGETEAVKNLNLNIRDGEFISIVGPSGCGKSTVLSAIAGLVPISSGEIILDGKSIIPSPNNKIGYMLQKDHLFEWRTIYQNIKLGLEVQNSVTFENLDKINQMLLKYGLAGFKDYYPSQLSGGMRQRAALIRTLALDPKLLLLDEPFSAIDYQTRLSVSNEIYKIIKEEKKTSIMVTHDISEAVSMSDRVIVLSKRPASVKNIYEIKFSIENKTPLSSREAPEFKEYFNAIWRELDIHV; this is encoded by the coding sequence ATGGACAAACTACAAATTAAAGATCTTTGTATAACTTATCACACACTTGATGGGGAAACGGAAGCAGTAAAAAATCTAAATCTAAATATAAGAGATGGTGAATTTATAAGTATTGTAGGACCATCTGGCTGTGGCAAATCAACTGTTCTTTCTGCAATTGCAGGACTTGTTCCTATTTCTAGTGGTGAAATAATTCTTGACGGTAAAAGTATAATCCCTTCACCAAATAATAAAATAGGATATATGCTTCAAAAAGACCACCTATTTGAATGGAGAACTATTTATCAAAACATTAAACTAGGCCTTGAGGTGCAGAATTCAGTAACCTTTGAAAACCTAGATAAAATAAATCAAATGCTTCTTAAGTATGGTCTTGCAGGATTTAAAGATTATTATCCTAGTCAACTTTCAGGTGGCATGAGACAAAGGGCTGCGTTAATTAGAACACTTGCACTTGATCCTAAGCTTCTTTTACTTGATGAACCATTTTCTGCAATTGATTACCAAACAAGACTTTCAGTATCCAATGAAATTTATAAAATTATAAAGGAAGAAAAGAAAACTTCTATTATGGTTACACATGATATTTCTGAAGCAGTAAGTATGTCTGATAGAGTTATCGTTCTTTCAAAGAGACCTGCAAGTGTAAAGAATATATATGAAATTAAATTTTCTATAGAAAACAAAACTCCCCTTTCTTCTAGAGAGGCTCCTGAATTCAAGGAATATTTTAATGCTATATGGAGGGAGCTGGATATTCATGTATGA
- a CDS encoding bifunctional folylpolyglutamate synthase/dihydrofolate synthase, translating to MNYNEALKYVESIGKFGINLGMKRIERFCEILGSPEKKLKVIHVGGTNGKGSTTTFISKILENAGYRVGVYTSPYIERFTERIRVNKEEIPESEVARLVTEIVPHVETLVKEGLDHPTEFEVITAVAFKYFEEQNVDFVVLEVGLGGRFDATNVVDPVLEVLTTISLDHVNVLGDDIAKIAYEKAGIIKKDKPLVLYPQEASAEKVILDIASEMNAKIYKVEDVAHEIVAENVDGTEYNLSGSIDYKGIKIAMLGHHQVMNTKTAILAIEALRDLGYEISKESIYEGLGEARWPARFEVLTKDPIIVLDGGHNVQGIEALVDSINKYFPGKKIKITCGMLSDKDYNKMIADLLSIGDNFITVTPNNDRALTSEELCDIIKGKGKDAKAAKDINEAVDMALATRSEEEMLVFCGSLYMIGEVRTYLKEKLGL from the coding sequence ATGAATTACAACGAAGCACTTAAATATGTTGAAAGCATAGGAAAGTTTGGTATAAACCTTGGAATGAAAAGAATAGAAAGATTTTGTGAGATTCTTGGAAGTCCAGAGAAGAAGCTAAAGGTTATTCATGTAGGTGGAACAAATGGTAAAGGTTCTACAACTACATTTATATCTAAGATTCTTGAAAATGCAGGATATAGAGTTGGTGTATACACATCTCCTTATATTGAAAGATTTACAGAAAGAATTAGAGTTAATAAGGAAGAAATACCAGAGAGCGAAGTTGCAAGGCTTGTAACTGAAATTGTACCTCACGTAGAAACTCTTGTTAAGGAAGGCTTAGACCATCCAACAGAATTCGAAGTTATAACAGCGGTTGCATTTAAATATTTTGAGGAACAAAATGTTGATTTTGTAGTACTTGAAGTAGGCCTTGGTGGAAGATTCGATGCTACAAATGTTGTAGACCCAGTTCTTGAAGTATTAACTACGATAAGTCTTGACCATGTTAATGTACTTGGAGATGATATAGCTAAAATAGCATATGAAAAAGCAGGTATTATTAAAAAGGATAAGCCACTTGTGCTTTATCCACAGGAAGCATCTGCTGAAAAGGTAATTTTAGATATTGCATCAGAAATGAATGCTAAAATCTACAAGGTAGAGGATGTAGCACATGAAATAGTTGCTGAAAATGTTGATGGCACAGAATATAATCTAAGTGGTTCTATTGATTATAAGGGAATAAAAATAGCAATGCTTGGTCATCACCAAGTTATGAACACTAAAACAGCAATTCTAGCTATAGAGGCTCTTCGTGACCTTGGATATGAAATATCAAAGGAATCTATATATGAAGGTCTAGGAGAGGCAAGATGGCCAGCTAGATTTGAAGTGCTTACAAAGGATCCTATAATTGTTCTTGATGGAGGACATAATGTTCAAGGTATTGAAGCATTGGTAGATTCTATTAATAAGTATTTCCCTGGTAAAAAGATTAAGATAACCTGTGGAATGCTTTCAGATAAGGATTACAATAAGATGATAGCTGATTTATTAAGTATAGGAGATAACTTTATAACAGTTACACCAAACAATGATAGAGCACTAACATCAGAGGAGTTATGTGACATAATTAAAGGTAAGGGCAAGGATGCAAAGGCGGCAAAGGATATTAATGAAGCTGTTGATATGGCACTTGCTACAAGAAGTGAAGAAGAGATGCTTGTATTCTGCGGATCCTTATATATGATAGGTGAGGTTAGAACTTATCTTAAAGAAAAGCTTGGACTATAA